The following proteins are co-located in the Clostridiales bacterium genome:
- the pfkB gene encoding 1-phosphofructokinase, producing MIKTVTLNPAIDKTVEIRDFRVGEVNRITSVRLDPGGKGINVAKTIKALGGSSVATGFLAGRNGQFIKERLEDLDVANDFLFVRGDTRTNLKVVDRLNSTNTDINEPGLIEVSEDDLRMLEHNLFSDMKDGDLLVLSGSIPAGVSSGIYREWAEKAKKIGIKVFLDADGSSFEEGIKGKPYLIKPNLEELERLLSRKLSSREELLSAGRCMLDMGIEIVAISLGADGAIFFYGEQVIFANGLKVDVKSTVGAGDAMVAALAFAISRGDSFEKAVVLSVASGTANVACEGTQPPSRDAVAQYEAQVELNDL from the coding sequence ATGATCAAAACGGTTACGTTAAATCCTGCCATCGATAAAACAGTGGAAATCAGAGATTTTAGAGTAGGTGAGGTCAACCGAATCACCTCGGTGAGACTGGATCCGGGGGGGAAAGGTATCAATGTAGCAAAAACGATTAAAGCGCTGGGCGGCAGCAGCGTTGCTACAGGTTTTCTTGCCGGGAGAAACGGCCAATTTATTAAAGAACGTCTTGAGGATTTGGACGTTGCTAATGATTTTCTCTTTGTAAGAGGAGATACCAGAACAAACCTGAAGGTGGTTGATCGCTTAAACAGTACCAATACGGATATCAATGAACCGGGCCTTATTGAGGTGTCGGAAGATGACTTACGTATGCTGGAACACAATTTATTCTCTGATATGAAAGACGGAGATCTTTTGGTTTTGTCAGGGAGTATTCCAGCAGGAGTCTCTTCGGGAATCTATCGAGAATGGGCAGAGAAAGCAAAAAAAATTGGAATAAAAGTGTTTTTAGATGCTGACGGATCAAGTTTTGAGGAAGGCATTAAAGGAAAACCTTATCTGATCAAGCCAAATCTTGAAGAGCTGGAGCGTTTGCTAAGCAGGAAGCTCAGCAGCAGGGAAGAGCTCCTGAGTGCAGGTCGCTGCATGCTTGATATGGGTATTGAAATCGTGGCAATTTCCCTTGGAGCCGATGGAGCCATATTTTTTTATGGGGAACAGGTCATTTTTGCGAACGGTCTTAAAGTAGATGTGAAAAGCACCGTTGGTGCCGGTGATGCTATGGTTGCTGCTTTGGCTTTCGCCATCTCAAGAGGAGATTCCTTTGAAAAGGCGGTTGTTCTGTCAGTCGCTTCCGGTACCGCGAATGTTGCCTGCGAGGGTACTCAGCCTCCTAGCCGGGATGCGGTAGCTCAATATGAAGCGCAAGTAGAATTGAACGATCTATAG
- a CDS encoding alpha-ketoacid dehydrogenase subunit beta — translation MKEITYAQAINDAMCEEMIRDETVFFMGEDIAEYCGAFGVSRGMLEKFGKDRIMNTPISEQAFVGAGIGAAMVGMRPIVELMFSDFMCVCFDELVNEAPKMRFMFGGKVKVPMVMRTPSGGGTGAAAQHSQSLEACLAHFPGLKVVIPSTPYDAKGLLKTAIRDDNPVMFLEQKTLYRTKGMVPEEEYTIPLGVADVKRSGTDCSIITYGRMVQMSLEAAQRLMEEGINVEVVDIRSLVPLDHKTIIESVRKTRHVLIVHEAVQFGGFGGEIAGQIADSEAFYYLDAPIRRLGALSCPIPFNPNLEKAVFPTVEKIVAQVKSLL, via the coding sequence ATGAAAGAAATTACATATGCTCAGGCAATCAATGATGCCATGTGTGAAGAAATGATTCGGGATGAGACTGTTTTTTTTATGGGCGAAGACATTGCCGAATACTGCGGTGCATTTGGAGTATCGCGCGGAATGCTTGAAAAGTTTGGGAAAGATCGTATTATGAATACTCCGATTTCTGAACAGGCTTTCGTGGGGGCTGGAATCGGCGCTGCTATGGTAGGGATGCGTCCCATCGTCGAATTGATGTTCTCGGATTTTATGTGTGTTTGCTTTGATGAACTCGTCAATGAAGCGCCGAAAATGCGCTTTATGTTTGGAGGAAAAGTTAAGGTACCCATGGTTATGCGTACGCCGTCAGGCGGCGGAACTGGTGCAGCTGCTCAGCACTCTCAAAGCCTTGAGGCTTGTCTTGCTCATTTTCCCGGATTGAAGGTTGTGATTCCGTCTACCCCATATGATGCCAAGGGTCTGCTGAAAACAGCGATTCGAGATGACAACCCTGTTATGTTTCTTGAGCAGAAGACGCTGTATCGTACGAAAGGTATGGTACCGGAAGAGGAATACACCATTCCCCTTGGGGTTGCCGATGTAAAACGAAGCGGTACCGATTGTTCCATCATCACATACGGACGAATGGTTCAGATGAGTCTTGAGGCCGCCCAGAGGCTTATGGAAGAAGGAATCAATGTGGAGGTAGTCGATATCCGTTCTCTGGTGCCTCTGGATCATAAGACAATCATCGAGTCTGTTCGTAAAACAAGGCATGTTCTCATTGTTCATGAAGCGGTACAATTTGGTGGGTTCGGCGGAGAAATCGCAGGGCAGATCGCCGACAGCGAAGCCTTTTACTATTTAGATGCGCCGATTCGCAGACTGGGCGCATTGAGCTGCCCCATTCCCTTTAATCCAAATCTTGAAAAAGCGGTTTTCCCTACAGTAGAAAAGATCGTTGCCCAGGTCAAGAGCCTGCTGTAG
- a CDS encoding 2-oxo acid dehydrogenase subunit E2 → MIEVFMPKAGMDMKEGTLLRWLKNVGDHVELNEPIMEIETDKINMEAESPGTGILLAKLIENGATVPVLQTIGYIGEPDETIPQKTQDLQEITGGHDAVQTADSTVDGATAGNSVDDNTACNTVDGSGARNAVDCAAPGNTAAAGAPPAATPYAKKLAKDGGIALESILPSGTLREIKGRDVLAALEKHPGTATPLARKYAEVDGVNLDHISGSGFGGKIRKEDVLAAEATTGSFATTNSSDTAYSNVSADVPEIQRNLRSVENRRPVQGMRKVVGERMFSSYSQIPTVMQSMRVDLTELLELRVKINKNREKRISVNDFVLKATAIAVKELAPCRTVIIGNEFVTYKEANIGFAVSVENGLFVPVIHNADQLSLLQISERAAVLAEHARAGTILPDEYSGGTFSVSNMGMYDVYEFTPIINQPECGLLGIGGIHDELLLKAGELISRKIALLCMSYDHRIMDGVGAAKMKLRVRELLQNPVELLM, encoded by the coding sequence ATGATAGAAGTTTTTATGCCCAAAGCAGGCATGGATATGAAGGAAGGAACGCTCCTCCGTTGGTTGAAAAACGTGGGGGATCACGTTGAACTGAATGAACCGATTATGGAAATTGAAACCGATAAGATCAATATGGAGGCAGAATCTCCAGGTACCGGGATTCTCCTTGCGAAACTCATTGAGAATGGAGCAACGGTACCGGTTCTGCAAACAATCGGATATATTGGCGAGCCTGATGAAACGATCCCACAAAAGACGCAGGATCTACAGGAAATCACAGGCGGACACGACGCGGTTCAAACTGCAGATAGTACGGTAGATGGCGCAACTGCGGGAAATTCAGTTGATGACAACACAGCATGCAATACAGTTGATGGCAGTGGAGCTAGGAATGCTGTTGATTGTGCCGCTCCCGGCAATACAGCTGCGGCTGGGGCACCGCCTGCCGCAACACCTTATGCAAAAAAGCTTGCGAAGGATGGGGGAATTGCACTGGAATCCATTCTGCCTTCCGGTACGCTGCGCGAAATCAAAGGGAGAGATGTACTTGCCGCATTGGAGAAGCATCCGGGGACAGCAACACCTCTTGCCAGAAAATATGCTGAGGTGGATGGTGTCAATCTTGACCATATTTCAGGTTCTGGGTTTGGAGGGAAAATTCGAAAGGAAGACGTTCTTGCTGCTGAAGCCACTACGGGCTCCTTCGCCACAACAAACTCCTCAGACACTGCATATTCCAATGTCTCCGCAGATGTTCCGGAAATACAGAGAAATCTGCGTTCCGTTGAAAACCGCCGTCCCGTTCAGGGAATGCGTAAGGTTGTCGGGGAACGAATGTTTTCAAGCTACAGTCAGATTCCCACGGTCATGCAGAGCATGCGTGTCGATCTTACTGAATTGTTGGAACTGCGGGTGAAGATTAATAAAAACCGTGAGAAACGGATCTCCGTGAATGACTTTGTGTTGAAGGCAACCGCAATTGCAGTGAAAGAGCTTGCTCCTTGTCGTACGGTAATCATCGGAAATGAATTTGTTACTTACAAAGAGGCGAATATCGGATTTGCCGTCAGTGTTGAGAATGGTTTGTTTGTACCAGTGATCCACAACGCTGACCAGCTTTCTCTGCTCCAAATTTCAGAAAGGGCAGCCGTGCTGGCAGAACACGCGAGAGCGGGAACCATTCTTCCTGACGAGTATTCCGGCGGGACTTTCTCAGTTTCCAATATGGGGATGTATGATGTATACGAATTTACACCGATCATCAATCAGCCTGAGTGCGGTTTGCTGGGCATTGGCGGGATTCATGATGAATTGTTACTTAAGGCAGGGGAATTGATCAGCAGAAAAATTGCACTTCTTTGCATGAGCTATGATCACCGTATCATGGATGGAGTTGGAGCGGCTAAAATGAAACTCCGCGTGAGAGAGTTGCTTCAAAATCCGGTGGAGTTATTAATGTGA
- a CDS encoding PTS mannitol transporter subunit IICB codes for MSNVKAETVANKKSNFKASTQKFGGFMAGMIIPNIGAILAWGIITMFVIPTGWTPNEKLAVMVGPMIKWLIPILVGFTGGRLVHGIRGGVVGAIATCGIIVGADIPMILGGMIMGPLGGWIIKKFDQLVEGKIRTGFEMLVDTFSAGILGALISIFAFLVAEPVVTAISTTLGSFAEAVTAAGLLPLIAIVIEPGKILFLNNAINFGVLGPLGIQQVTEMGKSVFFLLESNPGPGMGILMAYCIFGKGAARQSAPGAAIIHFLGGIHEVYFPYILMKPILILAAIGGGISANFTFVLLNAGLVATPSPGSIFAQMAMSPKGGHLPVLAGIVVGGIVSFLIASVILKRDKSMGEMDQDSLALAKNLTAMMKAESKGQQISNASAPALNTNVPKMIIFACEAGMGSSAMGESILKKKIKEAGLAIEVKHSAVNAVPADTEVIFTQESLAGRAAQVAPNAEIVTVKNFLEQTAYDEYLSRFKK; via the coding sequence ATGAGTAATGTTAAAGCCGAAACGGTTGCGAACAAAAAGTCAAATTTTAAGGCTAGTACGCAAAAATTCGGGGGCTTCATGGCCGGTATGATCATACCGAATATCGGAGCGATCTTGGCTTGGGGTATTATTACAATGTTTGTTATTCCTACGGGATGGACCCCAAATGAAAAACTCGCCGTAATGGTCGGACCTATGATTAAATGGTTGATACCAATCCTGGTTGGGTTCACAGGCGGCAGACTGGTACATGGGATCAGAGGCGGTGTCGTCGGTGCGATTGCGACATGCGGTATTATTGTAGGTGCTGATATTCCAATGATCCTTGGTGGTATGATTATGGGGCCTTTGGGCGGCTGGATCATCAAGAAATTTGACCAGCTCGTTGAAGGCAAAATCCGTACAGGATTTGAAATGCTTGTGGATACTTTCTCGGCTGGTATTCTGGGCGCGCTTATTTCTATATTTGCGTTCCTGGTGGCTGAGCCAGTCGTAACTGCAATTTCCACAACTTTAGGAAGTTTTGCTGAGGCAGTAACAGCCGCAGGACTCCTTCCGCTCATCGCCATTGTTATTGAGCCTGGAAAGATTCTGTTCCTGAACAACGCGATCAACTTCGGTGTTTTAGGACCTCTAGGAATCCAGCAAGTAACAGAAATGGGCAAATCGGTATTCTTCCTGCTGGAAAGCAATCCAGGTCCGGGTATGGGTATCCTTATGGCATACTGTATCTTCGGAAAGGGCGCGGCAAGACAATCAGCTCCCGGTGCAGCAATCATTCATTTCCTCGGCGGTATTCATGAAGTATATTTCCCATACATACTCATGAAGCCCATTCTCATCCTCGCTGCCATCGGCGGCGGAATCAGCGCCAATTTCACCTTCGTATTATTGAATGCTGGACTGGTTGCTACTCCATCTCCCGGAAGTATCTTTGCACAGATGGCTATGTCTCCAAAAGGCGGCCACCTGCCGGTACTTGCAGGAATTGTAGTGGGCGGAATTGTATCCTTCCTCATCGCTTCTGTAATCCTTAAGAGAGATAAGTCCATGGGAGAAATGGATCAGGATTCTCTTGCGCTGGCGAAAAATTTAACTGCCATGATGAAAGCAGAAAGCAAAGGACAGCAGATTTCAAATGCAAGTGCACCAGCATTAAACACAAACGTACCTAAAATGATTATATTTGCATGTGAAGCTGGTATGGGATCCTCCGCTATGGGAGAATCCATTCTAAAGAAAAAGATTAAGGAAGCGGGGCTCGCAATAGAGGTAAAACACTCAGCGGTAAATGCAGTGCCTGCTGATACAGAGGTCATCTTTACGCAGGAAAGCTTGGCAGGAAGAGCAGCCCAGGTTGCACCAAATGCGGAAATCGTTACGGTAAAGAATTTCCTCGAACAGACTGCTTACGATGAATATTTGAGCAGATTCAAGAAATAA
- a CDS encoding PTS mannitol transporter subunit IIA: MNKFILNEGNILLNVAAEGKYEAIERTGKLLAANGYVEPDYIEGMRKREDEVTTYIGNGISIPHGTSQYVNSIKTSGIVVLQYPEGVDFGEGNVAYILIGIAGKNDEHLEILSAIALVCQDEDNVSKLRHAATKEEIISILTEGDE, encoded by the coding sequence ATGAACAAGTTTATTTTAAATGAAGGAAATATTTTACTAAACGTTGCAGCAGAGGGAAAGTATGAAGCAATCGAAAGAACTGGAAAACTCTTGGCAGCAAATGGTTATGTTGAGCCTGATTATATAGAAGGCATGAGAAAGAGAGAAGACGAAGTCACAACCTACATTGGGAACGGAATTTCCATTCCTCATGGAACCTCTCAATATGTCAATTCTATCAAAACATCGGGCATTGTAGTTCTTCAGTATCCTGAGGGTGTGGATTTCGGCGAGGGAAATGTAGCATACATTCTGATTGGCATTGCAGGGAAAAACGATGAGCATTTGGAAATCCTTTCAGCCATTGCGCTCGTCTGTCAGGATGAAGACAATGTAAGCAAGCTCAGGCATGCTGCCACCAAGGAGGAAATCATTTCGATCCTGACTGAAGGAGATGAATAG
- a CDS encoding thiamine pyrophosphate-dependent dehydrogenase E1 component subunit alpha → MIMWQMWIDMHLARYFEERVQWLFSKGLVHGTTHLGIGEEATAAGTIAAMKSQDYVFGTHRGHSQAIAKGIDVKYMMAEILARETGVCKGKGGSMHIADPDIHYFGADGVLGASAVMCVGTALATRKRKEEDRISVVFFGDGTSNEGATWEAMNLAAVWELPVLFVCVNNTYGMSTPIQDVMKDTDIAKRAYPFGMPAKTVDGNNVLEIYHASVEARKYVASGKGPMLLVENTYRISGHSKSDGNLYRTKEEIESWKEKCPIKAFRMYLIENELFTEEELDKAAKAAADEIEQAEEFAKASPEPSFDDLMNDVYA, encoded by the coding sequence ATGATTATGTGGCAAATGTGGATTGATATGCATTTGGCACGTTATTTCGAAGAGCGCGTCCAGTGGCTTTTTTCTAAGGGCCTTGTGCATGGTACGACGCATCTTGGCATTGGAGAAGAGGCAACTGCTGCAGGTACCATTGCGGCGATGAAGTCTCAGGACTATGTCTTTGGAACCCACAGGGGCCATAGTCAGGCAATCGCCAAAGGCATCGACGTCAAGTATATGATGGCGGAAATTTTAGCGAGAGAAACCGGTGTATGCAAGGGAAAAGGCGGTTCCATGCATATTGCCGACCCGGATATTCACTATTTTGGTGCAGACGGTGTTCTGGGGGCAAGTGCGGTAATGTGTGTCGGTACAGCTCTGGCCACCAGGAAAAGAAAAGAGGAAGACCGCATCTCCGTTGTCTTCTTTGGGGATGGTACGTCCAATGAGGGGGCCACCTGGGAAGCAATGAATCTGGCAGCAGTATGGGAGCTTCCAGTACTGTTTGTCTGCGTCAACAACACCTACGGTATGTCAACCCCCATTCAGGATGTCATGAAGGATACAGACATCGCAAAGCGGGCTTATCCCTTCGGCATGCCTGCAAAGACCGTCGATGGGAACAACGTTTTAGAGATTTATCATGCCAGCGTGGAGGCCAGAAAATACGTAGCATCGGGCAAGGGACCCATGCTGCTGGTTGAAAATACATACCGAATTTCAGGTCATTCAAAGAGCGACGGAAATCTCTACCGGACAAAGGAGGAGATCGAATCCTGGAAGGAGAAATGCCCGATCAAAGCATTTAGAATGTATCTTATAGAAAACGAACTGTTCACAGAGGAAGAGCTTGACAAAGCGGCCAAAGCTGCTGCAGATGAGATTGAGCAGGCGGAGGAATTTGCCAAAGCCAGCCCAGAGCCATCCTTCGACGATCTAATGAACGACGTATATGCTTAA
- the lpdA gene encoding dihydrolipoyl dehydrogenase yields the protein MMKPFDVAVIGGGPAGYVAAIRAAQLGGSVVLFEKDVLGGTCLNRGCIPTKTYLKTGEVIHAIKNASERGIRNHPDAEVDMERVVSHKNKIVGQLTGGVASLLKSNGVTVIYGTAVLSSRRHILCNGNTFEAKSIILCGGSVSSQLPIKGIINPKVMSSTELLNLALLPKRLAVIGGGVIGCEMASAFQSFGSQVTILEAMDCLIPMMDQELAKSLEKDLKQQGISLLLSKKITEIIDEGSSVCICCEDGTSLEADIILLSVGRKSDLECLGALKDQILVEGGKIVVDEYMRTNITNLYAAGDINGRLMLAHAAFKMGETAAENAMGHNARCRLDLVPSCVYTLSQVASVGLTEDGATETFGRDAISVGRFPLIANGRALAGGESQGYVKVVVHKKYSELCGVHIFGAHAAEMIAEPAALMAAEITVFEAANMIHAHPSFSEAFMEACADALGRCIHLPKRG from the coding sequence ATGATGAAACCATTTGATGTTGCTGTGATCGGAGGAGGTCCCGCAGGTTATGTTGCTGCAATCCGGGCCGCCCAGCTTGGAGGAAGCGTCGTACTGTTTGAAAAAGATGTCCTTGGAGGCACTTGCCTCAATCGAGGTTGTATCCCTACAAAGACTTATCTGAAAACCGGAGAGGTAATTCATGCCATAAAAAATGCATCAGAACGCGGAATCCGCAATCATCCTGACGCCGAGGTTGACATGGAAAGGGTTGTAAGTCATAAAAACAAAATCGTAGGACAGTTGACCGGCGGAGTTGCTTCTCTTTTGAAGTCCAACGGTGTAACCGTCATATATGGTACTGCCGTACTCAGCAGTAGGCGGCATATCCTTTGTAATGGCAACACCTTTGAGGCAAAATCCATTATCCTATGCGGAGGTTCTGTTTCGAGCCAACTTCCAATTAAGGGAATCATAAATCCAAAAGTAATGTCGAGCACCGAGCTTTTGAACCTGGCTTTACTTCCGAAGAGACTGGCAGTGATTGGTGGCGGTGTAATCGGGTGCGAAATGGCTTCTGCGTTTCAATCCTTCGGGAGTCAGGTTACCATACTGGAAGCAATGGATTGTCTCATCCCCATGATGGATCAGGAGCTGGCTAAGTCTTTGGAAAAAGATCTGAAGCAGCAGGGGATTTCATTGCTGCTCTCTAAAAAAATTACGGAGATCATTGATGAAGGATCTTCCGTCTGCATTTGCTGTGAGGACGGAACCAGTCTGGAAGCAGATATCATTCTTCTCTCTGTTGGACGAAAATCTGATTTGGAATGCCTTGGTGCATTAAAGGATCAGATTCTGGTCGAGGGTGGAAAAATTGTTGTCGATGAGTATATGCGCACAAATATTACAAATCTATATGCCGCAGGAGATATCAACGGCAGACTCATGCTGGCTCACGCTGCCTTTAAAATGGGAGAGACGGCGGCCGAGAATGCGATGGGTCACAATGCGCGCTGCAGACTTGATTTGGTACCCTCCTGCGTTTATACCCTGTCACAGGTAGCTTCCGTCGGACTGACGGAGGATGGCGCAACAGAAACATTTGGAAGAGATGCAATCAGCGTGGGCCGTTTTCCATTGATTGCAAATGGACGCGCACTGGCAGGCGGTGAATCTCAGGGATATGTTAAGGTTGTAGTGCATAAGAAGTATTCTGAGCTATGCGGTGTTCATATTTTTGGCGCACATGCGGCGGAAATGATCGCAGAGCCCGCCGCATTGATGGCAGCAGAGATTACTGTCTTCGAAGCAGCAAATATGATCCATGCCCATCCGAGTTTTTCCGAAGCATTTATGGAGGCTTGCGCAGACGCGTTGGGACGCTGCATTCATCTGCCCAAGAGGGGTTGA
- a CDS encoding PRD domain-containing protein, with translation MDAFTVRQKFILSSLIEKGPLSIKDLSQQIDVSDRTIMRELATINDWLKKHKLHIFKNGDNLVIRGNQSDLEAIRKRFDGIPPLWLLTQEQRQVLITAQLLLSKEPIKSAYFGSQFNVVEGTIIFYLDKIESWLRTKNLKLIRRRGYGLEIIGSDWSKRNAFAELLYNYKSISELLAFLYEDNNDYSLHAFFEVTFGKKLVASVKGMMKQLYSESRMLKDNDVDNFSTFIHLLLAIERTRSNMPIELPEDIVKDTLFMNDFSIIKDLKNVLHENEIELPESELAYLAIHLMEDRNIYSDDTIPKELGFDLEDAVHEIVSITSKRLNIPIACDNQLISGLGQHINPALYRLTMGLEVRNPIINDIKEYYKELYEAVDYACKVVFSKYNLILPTNEVGYVTMHIGAAIERHHGIESKLRVLVICPNGISTVKILCGKLKSKFPEIDEVDACSLREMDEKIKENYDIVLSTVDVSKKSASEILFISPFLPSKDIEKVGVLIKNKMGEGSGLKKSRPAGFYAANAEAEAEADFDAADKMFQNFKLKTVASDDIRSTIREIILELSDAGVIAGPERVENQILKRESKGSVVIPGSHVALVHIRTEEIDAPFVGVFRLEHYIQMKSAGFSVENVDTILVMLARKNEKDFILEMLGKISASLVESEQVINVLRLGDIADIRNELIEIINREERL, from the coding sequence ATGGATGCTTTTACTGTCAGACAGAAGTTCATATTAAGCAGTCTGATTGAAAAAGGTCCTTTATCTATAAAGGATCTGTCTCAACAAATTGATGTCAGTGATCGTACGATTATGCGTGAGCTGGCCACCATCAATGACTGGCTGAAGAAACACAAGCTGCATATCTTCAAAAATGGTGACAATTTAGTGATTCGTGGCAATCAGAGTGATCTAGAGGCAATACGAAAACGATTCGATGGGATTCCGCCTTTATGGCTGCTTACCCAAGAGCAGAGACAGGTTTTGATTACAGCACAGCTGCTCCTTTCCAAGGAGCCAATTAAATCAGCATATTTTGGCAGTCAATTCAATGTGGTTGAAGGTACAATTATTTTTTATCTCGATAAAATTGAAAGCTGGCTTAGAACAAAAAATTTGAAACTAATTAGAAGAAGAGGTTATGGTCTTGAGATTATTGGCTCCGACTGGAGCAAAAGAAATGCTTTTGCCGAACTTTTGTATAATTATAAGTCCATAAGCGAGCTTCTGGCGTTTTTGTACGAGGATAACAACGATTACTCTCTTCATGCCTTTTTTGAAGTTACTTTTGGTAAAAAGCTTGTCGCGAGCGTAAAAGGTATGATGAAGCAACTATATTCTGAAAGCAGAATGCTGAAGGACAATGATGTAGATAATTTCAGTACATTCATTCATTTATTGCTGGCCATTGAAAGAACCCGCAGCAATATGCCGATAGAATTGCCGGAGGATATCGTAAAGGACACTTTATTCATGAATGATTTCTCCATCATAAAAGATTTAAAGAATGTACTGCACGAAAATGAAATTGAGCTTCCTGAAAGTGAGCTTGCCTATCTTGCAATTCACCTGATGGAGGATAGAAATATATATAGCGATGACACTATACCGAAAGAACTGGGCTTTGATCTGGAAGATGCGGTTCATGAGATTGTATCCATCACAAGCAAACGGCTGAATATTCCCATCGCTTGTGACAATCAGCTGATCAGCGGTCTGGGGCAGCATATCAATCCGGCATTATACAGATTGACTATGGGTCTTGAGGTGAGAAATCCAATCATCAACGATATTAAAGAATACTACAAAGAACTATACGAAGCAGTGGATTATGCATGTAAGGTGGTTTTTTCAAAATACAACCTGATCCTTCCTACGAATGAAGTCGGTTATGTTACGATGCACATCGGTGCGGCCATCGAACGGCACCATGGGATAGAAAGCAAACTCCGTGTTCTGGTGATCTGCCCCAATGGGATTAGTACAGTAAAAATTCTATGCGGCAAGTTAAAAAGTAAATTCCCTGAAATTGACGAGGTTGATGCCTGCTCACTGAGAGAAATGGATGAGAAAATAAAAGAGAACTACGATATTGTGTTATCGACGGTAGATGTCAGTAAAAAGTCAGCAAGTGAGATCCTGTTCATATCTCCGTTTCTGCCAAGCAAGGACATTGAGAAGGTAGGAGTGTTGATCAAGAACAAAATGGGGGAGGGCAGCGGTCTGAAAAAATCCAGACCGGCAGGCTTCTATGCTGCAAATGCTGAGGCTGAGGCTGAGGCAGACTTTGATGCGGCAGACAAAATGTTCCAGAATTTTAAGCTGAAAACCGTTGCCTCTGATGACATCCGAAGTACCATAAGAGAAATTATACTGGAGCTGAGCGATGCCGGTGTGATTGCTGGGCCGGAGCGTGTTGAAAATCAAATATTAAAGAGAGAATCAAAAGGAAGCGTGGTTATTCCAGGAAGCCATGTGGCCTTGGTTCATATAAGAACAGAGGAAATTGATGCACCTTTTGTTGGAGTCTTCCGCTTGGAACACTATATACAAATGAAAAGTGCGGGTTTCTCTGTTGAAAATGTTGATACCATCTTGGTTATGTTAGCAAGAAAGAATGAGAAGGATTTTATTCTGGAAATGCTCGGAAAAATCAGCGCTTCGCTGGTAGAGAGCGAACAAGTAATCAATGTTTTGAGATTGGGAGATATCGCAGACATTAGAAATGAATTAATAGAAATCATCAACAGGGAGGAACGCTTATGA